In the Wyeomyia smithii strain HCP4-BCI-WySm-NY-G18 chromosome 2, ASM2978416v1, whole genome shotgun sequence genome, one interval contains:
- the LOC129722989 gene encoding probable G-protein coupled receptor Mth-like 14, protein MSPLFIAVLLVKGSLAIPELQEGSGDYDVVEVIDDRKPPRPVPSDDEVLDPITVDEYFYSDDDDDYISKELNSTSKEPIVESDISTKSSSKEVGGSDDTAFRLDLLQAIDFNGNTTEIDPGLSEVGLRKIDLEEAPADCNGYKKLSTQPRFVNASYNVIRKCCPRGESFKVGDKSHKHAAQCGTGEPWGPFQVQAISAQFYKDCIEDLELDPPALGLVYGNPCPVEGGLVRFGQDSKDGLFVLQNGSLLVIYELVEEFDIFSSYCLDVDRTSGSLNAYVCPSEIRIGRDIFKGQMVALALCLVFAIPLLLATAFLYVEIPEFDNIHGKALSLNCVNFAIALLLESIFQHKSKGHGSTDDTIVLANYAEYFILATFFWLLVNCMNNCIHAWYFLPKGIQIQMGGEKRTFALYAAFAQLVPLAIILCHPPNGDPQVLKHYFFIPIMVVIVLNMVSFVITFWGFHRVSNILIQHYILRGRLSTGGEAAGAVLSQLPNIRKTDVERVKYMTKYTAMLFVVMAGIWSITIATYYSTRTIPILYDILFGLQGILIFIIFICLPRPFRTVKAWFQRKQYCGCRENENTVSLRRHNASYRASSNGNKEGVPLNNVVSS, encoded by the exons ATGTCGCCGCTGTTCATTGCTGTGCTGTTGGTTAAGGGTAGTTTGGCGATCCCGGAACTCCAGGAAGGAAGCGGTGATTACGATGTGGTAGAAGTTATCGATGATAGGAAACCGCCGCGCCCGGTTCCCTCGGATGATGAAGTGTTGGATCCGATTACTGTGGATGAATACTTCTATTCGGACGATGATGACGATTACATTTCGAAGGAGCTCAACTCTACCTCTAAAGAACCGATCGTTGAAAGTGATATCTCCACTAAAAGCTCAAGTAAAGAAGTTGGTGGTAGTGATGATACAGCTTTTCGATTAGATTTGTTACAAGCTATTGATTTCAACGGGAACACCACGGAAATTGATCCTGGATTAAGTGAGGTTGGTTTGCGCAAAATCGACTTAGAGGAAGCGCCAGCCGACTGCAATGGTTACAAG AAATTATCAACCCAACCACGCTTCGTGAACGCCAGTTACAACGTTATCAGAAAGTGCTGCCCACGGGGGGAAAGCTTCAAAGTAGGCGATAAGAGCCACAAGCATGCCGCACAGTGCGGGACTGGTGAACCGTGGGGTCCCTTCCAGGTGCAGGCGATCAGTGCACAGTTCTACAAGGATTGCATCGAAGATCTCGAGTTGGATCCCCCGGCGCTGGGATTGGTGTACGGTAATCCTTGTCCGGTAGAGGGTGGTTTGGTGCGCTTCGGGCAGGACTCGAAGGATGGCCTGTTTGTGCTGCAGAACGGATCACTGCTGGTGATCTACGAGCTGGTTGAAGAGTTCGACATTTTCAGCAGTTATTGCTTGGATGTGGACAGGACTAGTGGGTCGCTTAATGCGTACGTTTGTCCATCGGAGATTCGCATCGGGAGAGATATTTTCAAGGGACAGATGGTGGCGCTGGCGTTGTGTTTGGTATTCGCGATTCCGCTGCTGCTGGCGACGGCATTTTTATACGTGGAAATTCCCGAATTCGATAACATCCACGGAAAGGCACTCTCGCTGAATTGTGTCAACTTTGCTATCGCCTTGCTGCTGGAGAGTATTTTTCAACACAAGAGCAAAGGTCACGGATCGACCGATG ATACTATCGTGTTAGCTAATTATGCTGAGTATTTTATACTAGCCACCTTCTTCTGGCTGCTGGTGAATTGTATGAACAACTGCATTCATGCTTG GTACTTCTTGCCGAAAGGAATCCAGATTCAAATGGGTGGTGAAAAACGCACATTTGCTTTGTATGCTGCATTTGCTCAATTAGTTCCACTGGCTATTATACTATGTCATCCACCTAATGGAG ATCCACAGGTCCTCAAACACTATTTCTTCATTCCAATCATGGTCGTAATCGTCCTCAACATGGTCAGCTTCGTCATCACGTTCTGGGGCTTCCACCGGGTTAGCAATATTCTGATCCAGCACTACATTCTGCGAGGTCGGCTTAGTACCGGTGGCGAAGCTGCTGGTGCCGTTTTATCCCAGCTGCCCAACATTAGAAAAACGGACGTGGAAAGAGTCAAATATAT GACAAAATACACCGCCATGCTGTTCGTGGTGATGGCCGGAATCTGGAGCATCACGATCGCTACCTACTACTCGACCCGAACCATTCCCATCCTGTACGACATTTTGTTCGGACTGCAGGGTATtcttattttcatcattttcatcTGCCTGCCGAGACCGTTCCGGACGGTGAAAGCTTGGTTCCAGCGAAAGCAGTACTGCGGCTGCCGGGAAAACGAGAACACCGTTAGCTTGAGACGGCATAACGCTTCGTACCGAGCGAGCAGCAACGGAAACAAGGAAGGCGTTCCGTTGAACAATGTGGTGTCCTCCTAA